The nucleotide sequence TACTTTCTTTCTTGTTTATATTCTTTATACGAGAATCCTCTAATTTCAATTGTGTTTTTATCGGTCCAAAATGCATTGAATTCATGATCTGAAATATAAATATTTGCTGCTGAATTCTCTAATTGAGAGTTTTTCTTGATCACCGACAATTGATAGCTATATGCTGTTGTAGCTCCACAATCTCTCTTAAATACTACCAACTTATAACTACCATTATCCGGTTGTATCTCTTGTGTAATCACCTGATTTCCACACATACCTGAGACTACATCAGATCCAAGATTAATAAAAAGATA is from Candidatus Cohnella colombiensis and encodes:
- a CDS encoding DUF5412 family protein, with amino-acid sequence MNTVTLAETKGMAYKTKEINMNQTEDWLSEEENQIQRKRIGARALVIAFFSTVLILGIGLYLFINLGSDVVSGMCGNQVITQEIQPDNGSYKLVVFKRDCGATTAYSYQLSVIKKNSQLENSAANIYISDHEFNAFWTDKNTIEIRGFSYKEYKQERKYKGIKIQYNTPW